A region of Sparus aurata chromosome 8, fSpaAur1.1, whole genome shotgun sequence DNA encodes the following proteins:
- the LOC115586147 gene encoding uncharacterized protein LOC115586147 isoform X1, with translation MKERDEAIRELKTLKFSVNTVRENDIKCKLMTGLSWTVFDTLHQYLVQFVKVQKTSKLSTQDQLFITLVKLRQNPSTDLMCGIFDLAHSTFLDVFSRWLDLMYAKISFLIKWPDRECIRSTVPAEVLFQYPRVTAIIDCFEIRIEHSKKLKTRAITYSKYKNWTTVKYFIACHPSGSITYLSKGWGGRASDVHIVRNSDFLSQKFHHSGDQILADRGFTLKDDFAVLGAQLITPSFTRGRKQLSAEDVANSRVTSNIRIHIERVIGALKSRYHILDGPLPLRLVKRLQDERQKREEAMIDRIVHVCAALMNLSGSVMYNRHRI, from the exons ATGAAAGAGCGAGATGAAGCCATCAGAGAATTGAAGACGTTGAAATTTTCGGTAAACACTGTAAGAGaaaatgacattaaatgtaAACTCATGACAGGCCTGTCATGGACAGTATTTGACACTCTTCATCAGTACCTGGTACAGTTTGTAAAGGTACAGAAAACATCCAAGCTGTCAACACAAGACCAGCTCTTTATTACTCTGGTGAAACTACGGCAGAACCCCTCAACCgatttgatgtgtggaatatTTGACCTGGCACATAGCACTTTCCTTGACGTGTTCTCCCGCTGGTTGGATTTGATGTACGCCAAAAtttcttttttgattaaatggcCTGATAGAGAGTGTATCAGAAGCACAGTACCAGCAGAGGTTCTCTTCCAGTACCCTAGAGTGACTGCGATTATCGACTGCTTTGAGATCAGAATTGAACACTcaaagaagctgaaaacaag AGCTATCACCTACTCCAAATACAAAAACTGGACAACAGTGAAGTACTTCATTGCATGTCACCCATCTGGCTCAATCACATATCTCTCCAAAGGCTGGGGAGGGAGGGCTTCAGATGTGCACATTGTAAGGAACTCGGACTTCTTATCTCAGAAGTTCCACCATTCAGGAGATCAG ATATTAGCCGACAGGGGCTTCACTTTGAAGGATGACTTTGCTGTTCTGGGTGCACAGCTCATCACACCGTCTTTCACGAGGGGCcgaaaacaactgtcagccgAAGATGTTGCAAATTCTCGTGTCACTTCGAACATCAGAATTCACATTG AGAGGGTAATTGGTGCCCTGAAGAGCCGGTACCACATTCTGGATGGCCCACTTCCTCTGCGCCTGGTGAAGAGACTGCAGGatgaaagacagaagagagaagaggccATGATCGACAGAATTGTGCATGTCTGTGCAGCACTAATGAACTTGTCTGGCAGTGTTATGTACAACCGTCACAGAATCTGA
- the LOC115586147 gene encoding uncharacterized protein LOC115586147 isoform X2, which translates to MKERDEAIRELKTLKFSVNTVRENDIKCKLMTGLSWTVFDTLHQYLVQFVKVQKTSKLSTQDQLFITLVKLRQNPSTDLMCGIFDLAHSTFLDVFSRWLDLMYAKISFLIKWPDRECIRSTVPAEVLFQYPRVTAIIDCFEIRIEHSKKLKTRAITYSKYKNWTTVKYFIACHPSGSITYLSKGWGGRASDVHIVRNSDFLSQKFHHSGDQLITPSFTRGRKQLSAEDVANSRVTSNIRIHIERVIGALKSRYHILDGPLPLRLVKRLQDERQKREEAMIDRIVHVCAALMNLSGSVMYNRHRI; encoded by the exons ATGAAAGAGCGAGATGAAGCCATCAGAGAATTGAAGACGTTGAAATTTTCGGTAAACACTGTAAGAGaaaatgacattaaatgtaAACTCATGACAGGCCTGTCATGGACAGTATTTGACACTCTTCATCAGTACCTGGTACAGTTTGTAAAGGTACAGAAAACATCCAAGCTGTCAACACAAGACCAGCTCTTTATTACTCTGGTGAAACTACGGCAGAACCCCTCAACCgatttgatgtgtggaatatTTGACCTGGCACATAGCACTTTCCTTGACGTGTTCTCCCGCTGGTTGGATTTGATGTACGCCAAAAtttcttttttgattaaatggcCTGATAGAGAGTGTATCAGAAGCACAGTACCAGCAGAGGTTCTCTTCCAGTACCCTAGAGTGACTGCGATTATCGACTGCTTTGAGATCAGAATTGAACACTcaaagaagctgaaaacaag AGCTATCACCTACTCCAAATACAAAAACTGGACAACAGTGAAGTACTTCATTGCATGTCACCCATCTGGCTCAATCACATATCTCTCCAAAGGCTGGGGAGGGAGGGCTTCAGATGTGCACATTGTAAGGAACTCGGACTTCTTATCTCAGAAGTTCCACCATTCAGGAGATCAG CTCATCACACCGTCTTTCACGAGGGGCcgaaaacaactgtcagccgAAGATGTTGCAAATTCTCGTGTCACTTCGAACATCAGAATTCACATTG AGAGGGTAATTGGTGCCCTGAAGAGCCGGTACCACATTCTGGATGGCCCACTTCCTCTGCGCCTGGTGAAGAGACTGCAGGatgaaagacagaagagagaagaggccATGATCGACAGAATTGTGCATGTCTGTGCAGCACTAATGAACTTGTCTGGCAGTGTTATGTACAACCGTCACAGAATCTGA